Sequence from the Camelus dromedarius isolate mCamDro1 chromosome 12, mCamDro1.pat, whole genome shotgun sequence genome:
CGACCCCTGTCAAGCCTGCTAACCAAATGTGCTTTGTTAACCCCGAGGCCGCAGAGAGCCAACTGTTGGCCGGGGGGTCGGGGAGACACGTGGACACACAGGCCTCCACCCACCTGGCTGCTCTCCTGGCGGGGCGCGGGCTGCTCTGTCCTGCCCTCTGAAGCCTTCCCTGTCCATCTCCACTCAGCCTGGAGCTGGGGGCTCTGCCACATGGCTGTGCccggcccaggccccaggccccaggcccctcagAAGCCTTTTGAGGCCCCTGGTgccaggtggggagagggacacCCTGGCCTCGGCTCTGAGGCCAGCTCTCCCTGCCGCCGCTGCTCCCCAGTGTCCCTCCCGTGGTCGTTCTGATGGGAGACAGCAGCCCGAATGTGGAGCGTTGGGGCAGGGACACAGAACAGCTGTGAAATCCATGTATATTAAATGTCCTTTgggataaattctttttttttttttttactctgaattcttatttgaattgttttttgTGCATACATTTCTGCTACCACAAAGACTGTAccatatacaaataaaaaaataaaagcctgtcCTCCACTGTCACCCTTGAATGTGTCCTGAGTCTCAGGAAGGGCTCCACTTACCTCAGCGTGCTTATGTGAGGCTCCCAGTGCCGCTCCCCAGATGTGGAGACCTCTGGAAGGGTGGAGGGGAGCACTGGATGTCTGGGAGGAAACTGAATGGCTGGGCCGGGGCTGGAGGGAGACTTTCCACTGCTTGTCCTTCTAGACATCGCAAGGTGAGTGTGTTTTGATATCCAAGCAATAAAAGATACTGCACTCTGTGTAGCTCACTTAGAATAAAGCTCCCAACTCCTGCCTGTGCCCATGAGGCCCGTGTGGTCACCCGGCCCAGCCAGCATTGCCCTCCACCCCATcttctgccccagcccctctcttccTTAAGACAGGCTCACTCACATCCCTCCACGGTCAGCTCGGAACCCCCTCTCAGGCCTTTCTAAACCTTCCCCCTCTGACGTGGCACTGCCCCTTGGCCACCTGCCCCACGTGCTCACTGGCCGTCGCTTTGGTTCTCTGCGTGTGGAGCTCCTGGGATTTCACCACTCACTCATCCTCCTGGATGAGATGAGCAGGGATCAGGCTGGTCCTCACTGCAGGTGTCCCCCTGTCCCTGTATCTCCTGCTGATGACCTCCATGTCCCAGGGTGCCCACTCCAGTGTGTTTACACGTGCTGCTTCCCCAGCAACCAGCCTTGTCCAGCCAGGCTGCCAGCCATCCGGGTGTCAAAACCAGGGTAGGGCCCACCAGTGTCTCCCTGTGATCACACCTGCTTCCCTCCAAAAGCCGTGCCACGCTTGGTGCTGAGCGTCTGCTTCCTCCGTCACCATGCCTCCCTGCTGCCTCACCCTCAGTTCTCTGCCCAGCTCTACTCCCCAGGAAGGTacagcctggggccctgggctgggtccCAACCCATCCACAGCCCTCCTGAGTCACACACACAGCTTCATCTGTTCCTAACCAGATGCTGTGACCAACGTTTCTCGGAGCCATATCTCTGCCAGGCCCGTGGGTTGCCATGCAGCCCCTGGTAACCCAACCCGGCCTCTGGGGCCCTGAGCAGGGCAGTCCTGGACCTGAGGGACAGGCACCTCCCAGCAGCTGCCAGGTGAGAGCCACAGTGCCGGGCCAGGCCTCTCTGCCTGCTGTGCCCAGGGTGTCTCTGCCTTCAAGGCAGCCTTTGTTCCCAGGGCCTCCAGCCGGAAGAACCACTTGGCAGCTCCTCTGTGGGAGAAAGTGAGGCCTCTGAGAAGCACGGGCTCTGCCTCCCAGCCGGGGCAGGGGAAACCCAGCTGGAGAGGCCTGCAGGAcggcacctcccaccccacctgcagAAGGCCAGCCTCAGGGGAGCAGGACTGCCCAcccagggagggatgggggaaagCTGGCCCCTGGCTCGGCACTTTTCCTGACCATCAGCCTGTCCTGGGCTGTCCTGGACAGCCTCTGCCCTTGTCCAGAGGGAGGTGGCCTCAGGTGTGACCCCGCTGCCCCACACTGGAGTGCCAGGTCAGGCTCAGGTGTCCCAGGCTGCTCTCTGGTCCAGAGCATCCTGAGTGCCTGGGCCAGTGCCAGCACAAGGACATGAGCATATTGGCTGATTCATGCCAGGCACCCCCTCCACACCCAGGGTATCCCAAACATTACCTCACAGCCAGTTTGCATACCCCCAGGTATGGGGAGCtcactcccccagcccagcctgagaAGACACTCATTCTGAGCTAGAATATGCTGGGAACACCCCTCCCTGGGCCTAGTTCTGCCCTTCACCCCAGGAGTCTGAGATCATTGCAGATCTCTCCTGACTTCTTGAGGCCCCAGACCCCAAGCCAGTGCCTCCCACTTCCCCACACCTCACACCAGCTTCAGCTGCAAAGGCAGGTATAAGGGAGACAGGGGTAGAGGCTGGCATGGTGTCCATTAACCAAGAGGCTCCCAGGGGCAGGACCAGCTCacacccagcctccctggccaCTGGCCCTCCAGACAAGACCAAGACACAGTTCCTGGGCCTCCCTCCACTTTATTCCTTTCCTGCTCAGTGAGGTCAGGGCTGGGGCCACAGGTGGACACTATTCATCCTCCACAGCGAAGGCGAAGGGGCTCAGCTTGTAGCCAGTGCCCGAGTAGAACTTATTCTGGAACTCCACCCTGGGGATGAAAAGGGAGAGCTGGTCAGGGAAGCACCCCCTGCCCACCGTGCTGCCCAGGTCAGCAGCCAGACCACTCACCAGTGCAGCCGCAGCGCATGCAGGAAGGCGGAGAGCCCCTCCATCACCAGCAGGATGGCCACGGTCATCACAGCGAAGGCGGCAAAGATGGGGACCAGCACCACGGCCACCACGCCCATCTCGCGGCCCATGCTCAGGCCCATACGCATCACCATGGCCCACAGCACCTCCGACAGCTCTGTGGGTGAAGGAGGCAACCTTGGGGATCAGGAGCAATGCGGAGCCCACCCAGCCACCTCCGGGTTCTGAAGCCCTCCTTTCCTGTGGGCTGGCAGGGCGCCTCCTCTGACGACCCCTTTACAGACTAGGAGACGGAAGCCCAGAGCAGTGACCCGCCCACGCCGTGTGGGTCAGcagccatgtgtgtgtgtgtggagcgGGGGACAGATCCAGGTCTGCACCCATGGCCAGCCCACCCACTGGTCACTCACGGGTGTGGGCCAGGTCACTCACGGGCATGGGCCAGGCTCAGGGCCCAGAGGCGCAGGTAGGAGGCCGTGTTGGAGATGCAGCCCAGGCAGAACTCGATGGTGTGGATGGCCTGGTGCATGAACACCTCGGACAGGACAAGCTGTGGGGACATGTGGCAGTGAGAGGTGAGCCAGGCCGGCCCCGGCCCCCACTCGGGAAGGCTCCACACCCACCTCGACCTCCTCCTGGTCCCCAGGGCTTTCTGCCTTCTCCTCATCGGAGCCCTGGCTGGCCATGGATGCGTCAGGCACGTCCAGAAGCCCGGTCTTGTCCTCAttctggaggtgggggcagcagcatcagaaggcccccagccccagatgCCACCCTTACTGCCCAACCCccgtgccctccccaccccagcctctacCGGCTGTCGCCTCCTCCGTGAGTGGCGGCGGTGCTGCCAGCGCAGGAACAAGGGCGTGCCGAGCAGCAAGACGGGCACCATGGCCAGGGCCAGGACCACCAGTGTGGACTGCACCACCTCCTGCAGGCGAAGGGGCGAGCGTCAGGGCCCCCCTTGTGAGCCAAACGCCAGCTTAGGCCACACGATTCATGGGGTCCAAGGAGCCAGCAACCCACTCTGTGTGGAGTCTTCTGGGGGAGAAGGCACCCAGGCTTCCAGCACCCACGGTGGGCCACCCCTGATGAGAGCTACATGCAGTCCCTGGACCTCCCCATCTCACCGCCTCAGGCCTGCATCTGGTTCTCAGATAAGGACACAGCAGCTCCGAGTGGCCCAGTGACCCGGGACCCTGAGGCGCGGTGGGGGCCCGCTGCCCTGCCCCAGCCTACCTGCCCAGGGAAGAGCGGCTGGTTGGTGGGGCTGCGGGAGAAGAGAAACATGTTGATAAAGTGGATGAGGATGCTGGGGGCGGAGGCAGCGCCGGCGGCCATGATGCGCAGCCACTTGTAGGCGATCAGGAAGACGAGGTAGCCGAACAGCCCCAGCAGGAAGACCAGCTCGGGGAGGGTCTCCAGCAGCAGCCGGTGCCACTGGCCAAAGTGCCTGGGATGGGAGGGGAGCCGGGTCACCAGGCTACCCTGGCCCTgctcagccccccaccccccaggaccccctccctcacaggtggtTGAAGACTCCCAGGACCACCCCGAAGGTCATGTGGGTGACCCCCAGGATGACGGACATCTTCATCTTGAAAGAGTTGAGGAAGCTCAGGTGGTTGACAGCCAGGCTCCAGATCTAGGGTGGCGGGAGGGGCAGTGTCATGAAGGGGGCCCCCCAACCCCAGTCGCTTGCAACAGCCTGTTTGCCTCCTCTGGGGCCTCAACACAATCTGCTGTCCGCCTgccagggggcagcagagaggaaTGGTTAACAcaccctgggccccaccccagttCTTCCTAGCTCGGTGACCTTGGGTGCGGAacctctgcctcctcacctgtaagatgggGCAATGCTGGTGCACCTCATGGTGCTGTCACGAGGACTAGACATAAAATCAGTTCAGTGAGGGCTCCAAGGGATCCTGGCACAGAGGGGGCTACAGAATGCTGCCCTTATTACAACACGCTTCTCTACTTTTTGAGGTGGCTATAGTGTGGGCCCTGCCAGGCAGGCCCTGGTCAGTGGGGCCCATGCCTCCTGCACCCAACCTGGGCCTGGGGCTCAGGAGGGGCTGGGCGAGGAGGGAGCCCAAGACCTATGTCCCCACCTGCACCACCCCTAGTGGGCACGGGACTCACGGGGTCGATGCCAAAGGGGTAGGGGCCCAGGAAGACACCGGTGACGTTGGGGTCCAGGGCGAGCAGCGGGTGCTGGGCCAGGAACGCGTCACTGTGACAAGAGGGGGCGGGCTGGTCAGGGGTTCAGGGGCTGCGCAGCGGCAGGGCCACAGGGCCAGACTCACCTCCAGCCCGACTGGTTGGCCATGGCCGCCACGCTCCAACCCGAGGGGAAGATGGCCGTGGCGCGGCTGAAGCACTCGTTGTAGATGAAGCCGGTGTAGACAGAGAACAGGCCCATGAGCAGGAGCAGGTAGCGGCCACCAAAGAAGGTCTGCCAGATCTGGGGGTGTGGGCGCTATGAGAGCCAGCCCGGCCCCCTCCCACGGCACCCGGACTCTTAAGCCTCCGCCGCTCCTCACCTCATTCTGCGCCGTCTTCACGGCCGGCCGGTTCTCAGCCAGCACCATGGCCAGGGCAAAGAGGAACATCAGCAGCCCGTGGCCCACATCACCGAACATGACGgcgaagaggaaggggaaggtgATGATGGTGTAGGGCGCTGTGGGCAGAGGGTCCACGCGGTCAGCCAGGACCCCCATCCCTGCACAAGATGCCACAGAGACCCCCAACCCAGACTCCAGGACCTCAGGAGATGCGAAGGTGGTGTTTGCCAGGTAGGGACGCCAGACCATTTGCCTGCATTCAAGAGccagccacttactagctgtgcaaccttgggctagtgtcttaacctctctgaacctccatttCCCCATCAGCAAAATAAAGATAACAATACCACCACTGTATAGGGTCATTATTATAAATGAGTTCATCCATGCACAGTACCTGGCAGACCATAAACATTCAATACAGAGTTACCAGTTCTAGCTATTCTTATTTACAAGAAGAGCTTTATGCAGAAGCACAGAGAGCCCAGCGGCAGTCTAGCTGGCAAGTGGCGCAAGTTCCAGAAGGCCGAGTTGCTCACTTAACCTCtagggtctcagtttccttttattaaaatggaaaaaatttctTGTAGGTGTTAAGATTCCAATGTACATccctgttatgggttgaattgtgtccccccaaaaaagatacatTGGAGTCCTAACCCCTATAGCTTAGacagtgaccttatttggaggtACAATCTTTACAGATGTAATCAAGTGAAAATTAGgccattagggtgggtcctaatccaatacgACTCGGGTCCTTTCAAAAATGGGAAATTTGGACACTAGACAATACAACAGGAGAATGCCACACAAACATGAAGACAGCTCTCTAcagccaaggaaagaggcctggaacagattctccctcacagctcCTAGCAGGAACCAACCCTGCaataccttgatctcagacttccagcttccatcAGTGTGGAACCTGCTGTGGcggtttgttacagcagccccagcaaactaacaCCTCCCCAAAGCTACTGCTCTGAGAGCTGACGGCGATCAGCGCCCATGGGTACCTGGCGATCAGGCTTGTTCTAACTGGACTGGCACCTCCTAACGCAGAATCATGGGCAGGCAAAATGGGGAGTGTCCTTTACATTCCAGAGCTCTCTGCGAGCTCAGGCCGAGGCCAAGCTTCACCTAAGACTGGCCCTGCTCAGCTCTCCCCGCTACCTGCTCCCACATTCCAAGGTCCCTTACTGGTTTCTCCTGGGAGCACCTCCCTTAATAGACCACTTGCAACAGAGTGCCCATCTCAGGGCCTGCTTCTGGGACCACCTGACCTAAAATGGCACCAAATTCTAATCTCTCAAAAAACTCAATGCGTGTATGTGGGTGGGGGgatctagctcagtggtagagtgtgcgctgATCTGCAGCCTTTGCCGATTGTTAATCTTTCCAACACTGCTCTGAGGGCTGTACCagtatccccatttcacagacgagtAAACTGACGCTCCGAGAAGCTAAGAAACTTGTCAAGGTAGGCGAGGAAGACCTCCAATCTGGGCCATTCCTACTGCAAGGCTGTTCTTTGCACAACTCTGCTGGCTCCCTTGTAAGCTTAACAAGGGAGGCGTTCTAGGGGCAAAGATGAAGTCCCATTGCTGGGCCCCGGGAGCATGATGGGGAGCATCCCAACCTCTCGTCACAGGACAGGACCTGCCCAGGGCAGAGATGCAGCCCTCCCAGGTCTCCACCCAAGGCGGCAGCTGAGCCTCCTGGAGACCTGTGACGTGGCAGACTGTGCCTCTCACCAGGGTTGACCTCCTGGTAGCGGCCCACACCGTAGGCGTCCACGATGCCCTGGAAGCTGGCCGTGAAGCGGTTGGTCCGGATGAGCGTGGGGGGCATGTCCCGGCAGGGGATGCGGTGAACCACGGCGCTCACGCCCGCCTCGCTCTGGGGCATCCGGCAGGCAGAGGGACAGACGGACAGATGAGACTGATGGCAGGGGCCTTTAGGGACCCTCAGACCCCCCCAGCCAGGCCCAGCTAGAGATGTGGAGCACCGTGGGAGCACCGTGGGCACCCAGGACAGCCCTACCTCTCTCTGTGAAACAGAATGACCTGACCAGCCCCACCTGCTCCAATTTAGGGGATTTAGGGAGAGCCAGAGATTGGACCAGAAGTCATTTGGGAAATGGAAGTGTCCTTCTTCCCATCCAGGTGGCCTGGGAGAGGGAGCCCCGTCGCCACAGGTAAGCACCTACTAAGGTGACCCTTGGAGGCAGGGTCAGCacacccacttcacagatgagctCGAGGCCCCCTCCACttagcccaaggtcacagggccaGTGCCTGCGGAGCCCAGATTTGGACCCCATTTCCGACTTTTAATGCCTAGTGTAGCCTCCAGGGCATGAAGgcccaccccagggcctctggGAAGTCGGGGCAGGGAGAGGGCTTGCTGGGCCAGGGCCATCATGGGGGACCTCCTAGAGGAGGGCAAGCCCCATGAAGGCACGGTGTTCTGGGCACTGGGAATGGGAAATGTTCTGTGAGGGGAAAACCGACCCTGGCCTGACagccagggagggtgggagaCCCCGACGCTCACCGAGCTGTCCTGCAGTGCCTGCTGCAGGGTGGGCAGGTCCTGTGTGGCACACCAGGCCTCTGCGATAAGGCACTTGTGTGTGGTGCTCACGCTGCACTGGTTGAGGGCCAAGTACACCGCCTTCATCTTGCGGATCTGCACCTGCCAGGGTGGCAGCAGCCTCTGCACCCGGCCCAGCACCTGGCTCAGGAAGCGCTCTGTCTCCCCCAGGACCTGAGCACAAAGTGGGTGGTCAGGAGGAACGAGGAGCGGGACTTGGGCATGGTGGTGGGGGAGtcaggaggagaggggcagggggaaggccGGGGTCCAGCCAGGCTGCAGGCGCCCACCTCCTGGAGCTCATGGctctgctgctgcagctgctgcaggGCCCCATGGCGGGCCTCCTCCTGCTCCGCGAACGGGAAGACGTAGCAGTGGAAGCTGGCGGGGAGGAGGTATTGTGAGGTTGGGGGTCGGGGTTGGGGAGTCCAGGCTGTGCAGAGGCTGAATCTAAGGGGACCCtatggggcagggcagggggacagggCGGGCTCAGTGGAGGTGACACGCAGGGGCCTGGGCACAAGGGCAGCAGGTGGCCAGCCCTCCTCGGGGGCTCACCAGTCAGTGATCTTGCGGATCTTCTGCCCGATCTGCTCGCCCCAGTAGGAGATGAGGAAGGTCATCCAGGTAGCAGGCTCACCCTGCGGGAGCAAAGCCTCATTTACCCTGGCGTCCAGGCCACGCCCAGGATgcacccccgcccctccccggccCCAGTAACCCCCAGGCCGCTCACCGTCACGGGGTCCTCCAGCTGTTGCTCCGTCTCCCTGAAGCTGGCAATGAGGAAGCCACGGCAGGCCCTCCAGAGCAGGCGCTCCAGGGCGGCGGCCTTGTGGGGTTCCACCGCACCCGCCACGAAGCTGCGggtccaggcagggctgggcaggggctgcgCCAAcctcccccgcctcctccccgGGCAGGCCCGGCCCAGGAGGGTCAACCAGGCACACTGCCCTCACCCCATGGGGCAGGCGGGAGCCCACCAGACAGGGCCAGGAGAGGAGAATCCCCCATAGGCAAGGAAAATTCCAGgcctgagggaggaggcaggggacaaTCTGAGGGTGGGTGCAGGAGAGCACTGGACAAGGAGTCAGAGTGGGGCCCGGGCTGACTCCTGTGCtgacaggaaagaaaacaaagctgtCCCTCACTTACTTGACCCTCAGGTCCTGGTGCAGCCCCCCAGGGGACTGGAGCAGGGGGGTCCTTTCCAAGGGCCTGTCTGTGTGGGTGGCTGCCAACTAGAAGCCGAGAGGCACCGTGAGCCCTGGCCCAGATAGGACCtggcacccctcccctccccgcacgCCCCCAACCAGGGCTGGGGCTGACCTGGGAGCCGTGGCCCTGGCCCAGCACGGCTGAGTGGAGCTGCAGCTGGTGCAGCTGGGCCCGCAGGGCCTGCTGGTTGCCCCGCACATCCCGGAGCTCCTGTGCCAGGCGATCCGTCTCCTCCTGGATGCGCAGAAGGTCGCGGGGCGGGGGCGCCAGCAACACCCCCTCGGGCGGAGGCAGAGCCAGCCCAGCCCGCCGTACCTCCTCCTGCAGGAAGGCTGGGTGCAGAGGGAGGTCGCTCAGGGGCCACCACCAGCTAATGGCCACTGTCAGCCAAGGGTTAGCTAACATCTAGGAGATTCCAAATGCTACCCCAAACTCCACTGGCCACCAGCTAGCTGACTCACTGAGTCCAAGATACCAGAAAAACCCCAGGCCAAACTTGCAGGTCTACTCCCCTCTCTCTGAGCTCGAGTCCATCTCCGTCCCAAGTCCCTGGGTCACTTCCAGGCCTCAGGCCTCGGTCCCACAGTGGTCTCCGGCACCAGCCCTAGCATTGCAGGGCCTGGGATGAGAGCTTGCACTGAGGTCCATGCAGTACCTGCCTGACTACTTAAAGCCTATCAGTCAAGCTAACCATTAAACAGACATGCTCCATCTTCCCACCTTGCAGGGtcctcctgggggggggggggttccagAACAGGACCCAGGGCAAGGGTCCTTCTTGCCCTGGTCCAAGAAGGAGCTGCTCCTGAGGGTACCTGACCCTAGTTCCTGGGCCTCTGCCCACCCAAGTCCATCTGCTGCAGAGTCCTGTCCATGCCTCTCCCCTGCTTAGAAACCTATGGAAGAACACCCCAAGATCCCAGCTGTCCTGTCTCTCCAGGGCCTCGCCTGGacctcccatctctgccttccaTCTGGGTGACCCAGACGCTTCCTTTCAGTCCTAGCTCGActggcacctcctccaggaagcccgcCTGGGGTGTGGGCCTGGGGTCAACTCACTGAAGGTCTTCTCCAGCTCTTCACAGCGTCGAACGTCCACCACAAAGCGTCTCTGGAAGGCACTTACGGAGGCATTGAGCTGTGATTGCCACACAGAGGGGTCAGTTTTCTAGGCCGGGGGCCAAGGAGGCCCCCCACCTGGAGCCCAGGAGGCCTGGTGAACCCAGGATAGGGCAGTAAAGCCTGCCTTCCTGAGAGCGGAGTATCTATGGCAGACGCTGCCAGGACTCAAGCAGAGCCAGGGGCCAGTAGTGGGGAGATGGTCCACCATCTGAGGCACCTAAGGACGAGGCCTCCTCCATGCCCACCCGGCCCCACTCACGTCTCTGAACTCCACAAGGCCCAGCTCCCCGAGCTGGCTCACACAGGTGTAGGCAGCAGCTGTGGGCAGGAAGAGCTGGACCAGCACCACCTCCTCGCTCCGGAACATGGAGCCCATGGCCCTGGGGGTGTGCAGGGGGCGGGAGTCTAGTTTGAGGTGGGTCACGGGCAGTTCCCTACCGGGTAGGAATTCTGTGCTTACACAATCCCGGAAGGCACTGCTACCACCCCGACCTGAccgatggggaaactgaggcccaggatggCTCAATGGGGTgctgaggtcacacaggaagTAAGCAGTGCTGCTGGGAGTGGAGCCTGGCCTGGCTGACCCCACAGCCAGAACCACAGTCCAGCTCCAAGCTCCTTCCCAGCTGGCTCTGCCCTGTCCGagacccctgccccccacccctggtgGCTCCTGGCAACACTGGCTCTTCTCACATCTGGCCCCTGCTCCTGCTATCCCTCCTCTATGACCTGCCCTCACCGGAGATCCTATACACCCACAGTGGCCCCAGGACAAAGGTCACCTCCAGCAATGGCCTCCTGACCACCACGGCCAGGAGCCCTCCTTTCTACCCCACAAAGCATCTGTGACAAGGAACATCAGGGCTGATGTCCGCCTGTCTCCACAGGCAGCcagagccctcctccctccctgtggcATCTGTGTGTGCTGAGGGGTGGGGGCCTCCCCAGGACCCCAGCAGAGAGGACTGGCAGGGGGCGCTGATGAAGAGGGACCTTCCCCTGAGGCCTGGACTGCCTGGAAGCCACCGCtgaggggtggggcgggaggaGCCCTTCAGGTGTCGAAATAACAAAAGTGAAACTGTGGAAACTGTGAAATGGGCAGGAAGGGCCAGGCCTGGCCTTGCTCAAACACCAGCAGGGGAGGGCCAGGGGCCTCCAACGGGCTGTAGACACCCAGCCCACAAGCCAGGACTCCATGGCTTCTGCTCTGGGGCCCACTGCCAGCCACGTCCCTCTgtgggactcagtttccttagctcTCAAACCGAGGTGGGAGGAGACAGGcacagggggagggggcaggcacaGGGGGAGGGGGCCACTTTGAGGGTGAACATTTGGTGCCAGAGTGCCCCAACTGCTACCTGGGCTGGCTGGGGCCCACCTAGCTGGTCACTTCCTCCCCTGGGCCTCATTTACTTAAGTATAAATAGGAaatgcagccccttccccagcctgggcccaggagagaagagagaatgcCGAGAGACAGCTGGAGAGAGACAGCTGGAGGCCATGGGAGTACTGGGCCCTAAACAGGGAAGGGTGGGCAAGAGGGCCAGGGACAAGGGCTCCAACCCCTGGCCAAGCTatgattagctgtgtgaccctgagggagtctctcaccctctctgggcctccacttCCTCTTTGGGTGAATGGGACTTG
This genomic interval carries:
- the TCIRG1 gene encoding V-type proton ATPase 116 kDa subunit a 3, which produces MGSMFRSEEVVLVQLFLPTAAAYTCVSQLGELGLVEFRDLNASVSAFQRRFVVDVRRCEELEKTFTFLQEEVRRAGLALPPPEGVLLAPPPRDLLRIQEETDRLAQELRDVRGNQQALRAQLHQLQLHSAVLGQGHGSQLAATHTDRPLERTPLLQSPGGLHQDLRVNFVAGAVEPHKAAALERLLWRACRGFLIASFRETEQQLEDPVTGEPATWMTFLISYWGEQIGQKIRKITDCFHCYVFPFAEQEEARHGALQQLQQQSHELQEVLGETERFLSQVLGRVQRLLPPWQVQIRKMKAVYLALNQCSVSTTHKCLIAEAWCATQDLPTLQQALQDSSSEAGVSAVVHRIPCRDMPPTLIRTNRFTASFQGIVDAYGVGRYQEVNPAPYTIITFPFLFAVMFGDVGHGLLMFLFALAMVLAENRPAVKTAQNEIWQTFFGGRYLLLLMGLFSVYTGFIYNECFSRATAIFPSGWSVAAMANQSGWSDAFLAQHPLLALDPNVTGVFLGPYPFGIDPIWSLAVNHLSFLNSFKMKMSVILGVTHMTFGVVLGVFNHLHFGQWHRLLLETLPELVFLLGLFGYLVFLIAYKWLRIMAAGAASAPSILIHFINMFLFSRSPTNQPLFPGQEVVQSTLVVLALAMVPVLLLGTPLFLRWQHRRHSRRRRQPNEDKTGLLDVPDASMASQGSDEEKAESPGDQEEVELVLSEVFMHQAIHTIEFCLGCISNTASYLRLWALSLAHAQLSEVLWAMVMRMGLSMGREMGVVAVVLVPIFAAFAVMTVAILLVMEGLSAFLHALRLHWVEFQNKFYSGTGYKLSPFAFAVEDE